A single region of the Streptomyces sp. NBC_01381 genome encodes:
- a CDS encoding catalase — protein sequence MSKRVLTTESGAPVADNQNSATAGVGGPLLLQDQHLLEKLARFNRERIPERVVHARGSGAYGYFEVTDDVTAYTSADFLNTVGKRTETFLRFSTVADNLGGADAVRDPRGFALKFYTEDGNYDLVGNNTPVFFIKDPIKFPDFIHSQKRDPFTGKQEADNVWDFWAHAPEATHQITWLMGDRGIPASYRHMNGYGSHTYQWTNAQGEAFFVKYHFKTNQGIRSLSSEQGAEIAGKDANSHQTDLLQAIERGVNPSWTLHVQIMPAAEAAEYRFNPFDLTKVWPHKDYPLQRVGRLVLDRNPDNVFAEVEQAAFSPNNFVPGIGPSPDKMLQGRLFAYADAHRYRLGVNHTQLAVNAPKATKADNYGRDGLMASNAYGRDRKNYEPNSYDGPAETGQALSAPLAINGYTGTHEAPAHTKDDDFFQAGELYRLMSEEEKSRLVANIAGGLSQVSRDDVIEKNLAHFHAADADYGKRVEEAVRALRED from the coding sequence ATGTCGAAGCGCGTGCTTACGACCGAGTCCGGCGCTCCTGTCGCCGACAACCAGAACTCCGCCACCGCCGGCGTCGGTGGCCCGCTTCTCCTCCAGGACCAGCACCTGCTCGAGAAGCTCGCCCGCTTCAACCGGGAGCGCATCCCGGAGCGCGTGGTGCACGCCCGCGGTTCCGGCGCGTACGGCTACTTCGAGGTGACGGACGACGTCACCGCGTACACCTCGGCCGACTTCCTGAACACGGTCGGCAAGCGCACCGAGACGTTCCTGCGCTTCTCCACGGTGGCCGACAACCTCGGTGGCGCGGACGCGGTACGTGACCCGCGCGGCTTCGCGCTGAAGTTCTACACCGAGGACGGGAACTACGACCTCGTCGGCAACAACACCCCGGTGTTCTTCATCAAGGACCCGATCAAGTTCCCCGACTTCATCCACTCCCAGAAGCGCGACCCGTTCACGGGCAAGCAGGAGGCGGACAACGTCTGGGACTTCTGGGCGCACGCCCCCGAGGCGACGCACCAGATCACCTGGCTGATGGGCGACCGCGGCATCCCCGCCTCGTACCGCCACATGAACGGCTACGGCTCGCACACCTACCAGTGGACGAACGCCCAGGGCGAGGCCTTCTTCGTCAAGTACCACTTCAAGACGAACCAGGGCATCCGCAGCCTCTCCTCGGAGCAGGGCGCCGAGATCGCGGGCAAGGACGCGAACTCGCACCAGACGGACCTCCTCCAGGCCATCGAGCGCGGCGTGAACCCGTCCTGGACGCTGCACGTGCAGATCATGCCGGCGGCCGAAGCGGCGGAGTACCGCTTCAACCCGTTCGACCTCACCAAGGTGTGGCCGCACAAGGACTACCCGCTGCAGCGCGTGGGCCGTCTTGTCCTCGACCGCAACCCGGACAACGTGTTCGCGGAGGTGGAGCAGGCAGCCTTCTCCCCGAACAACTTCGTCCCGGGCATCGGTCCTTCGCCGGACAAGATGCTCCAGGGCCGTCTGTTCGCCTACGCGGACGCGCACCGCTACCGCCTGGGCGTCAACCACACCCAGCTCGCGGTGAACGCGCCGAAGGCGACCAAGGCCGACAACTACGGCCGCGACGGTCTGATGGCGTCCAACGCGTACGGCCGTGACCGCAAGAACTACGAGCCCAACTCGTACGACGGCCCCGCCGAGACGGGCCAGGCCCTGTCGGCCCCGCTCGCCATCAACGGCTACACGGGCACGCACGAGGCCCCGGCCCACACCAAGGACGACGACTTCTTCCAGGCGGGCGAGCTGTACCGCCTGATGTCGGAGGAGGAGAAGTCCCGTCTGGTGGCGAACATCGCCGGCGGCCTCTCGCAGGTCTCCCGCGACGACGTCATCGAGAAGAACCTGGCCCACTTCCACGCCGCCGACGCCGACTACGGCAAGCGCGTGGAGGAGGCGGTCCGCGCCCTGCGCGAGGACTAG
- the uraH gene encoding hydroxyisourate hydrolase, translated as MSTETTASVSTHILDTSVGRPAEGVAITLTARSGRNAEWVTLGGSATDADGRCKDLPALPEGTTHVRLDFEVEEYFFSNKHSSKKQAEAQQDAPRVRDSGAFFPEVAITFAVTPGEHYHVPLLLNPFGYSVYRGS; from the coding sequence ATGAGCACGGAAACCACCGCCTCGGTGTCCACGCACATCCTGGACACCAGCGTCGGACGCCCCGCAGAGGGTGTCGCCATCACGCTCACGGCCCGCAGCGGCCGGAACGCGGAATGGGTGACGCTCGGCGGCTCCGCGACCGACGCGGACGGGCGCTGCAAGGACCTCCCGGCCCTGCCGGAAGGCACCACCCACGTACGACTCGACTTCGAGGTCGAGGAGTATTTCTTTTCAAATAAGCACAGTTCCAAGAAGCAAGCCGAGGCGCAGCAGGACGCCCCCCGCGTAAGGGACAGCGGTGCGTTCTTCCCGGAGGTGGCGATCACATTCGCCGTCACGCCGGGCGAGCACTATCACGTACCGCTGCTGCTCAACCCGTTCGGCTACTCCGTTTACCGAGGGAGCTAG
- a CDS encoding TIM barrel protein, whose protein sequence is MGYSDQRFNVNLSILFTELPLLERPAAAAAAGFTAVELWWPWVDAPTPEQSELDALRAAITDAGVQLVGLNFYAGQLPGPDRGALSIPGEESEKFRANLAVAADFAESLGCKALNALYGNRVEGVDPAVQDELALENLALAAREADRVGAILLIEALNKPESPLCPIVSAPAAIAVVDKVNALTGLGNAKFLMDLYHLSMNGEDLPAVVEQYVAQTGHVQIADNPGRGAPGTGSLPLEELLDQLRKAGYEGYVGLEYKAGDRPSSEAFGWLAVSD, encoded by the coding sequence ATGGGATACTCCGACCAGCGCTTCAATGTGAACCTGTCGATCCTCTTCACGGAACTCCCGCTCCTGGAGCGCCCCGCGGCCGCCGCCGCGGCGGGCTTCACAGCGGTCGAGCTGTGGTGGCCCTGGGTCGACGCCCCCACCCCCGAGCAGTCCGAGCTCGACGCCCTGCGGGCCGCGATCACGGACGCCGGCGTACAGCTGGTGGGCCTGAACTTCTACGCCGGGCAGCTGCCCGGTCCCGACCGGGGCGCGCTGTCGATCCCGGGCGAGGAGAGCGAGAAGTTCCGCGCGAACCTCGCCGTCGCGGCGGACTTCGCCGAGTCCCTCGGGTGCAAGGCGCTCAACGCGCTGTACGGCAACCGGGTGGAGGGCGTGGACCCCGCCGTCCAGGACGAACTCGCCCTGGAGAACCTGGCGTTGGCGGCCAGGGAGGCCGACCGGGTCGGTGCGATCCTCTTGATCGAGGCGCTCAACAAGCCCGAGTCGCCGCTCTGCCCGATCGTCAGCGCGCCTGCGGCGATCGCCGTGGTGGACAAGGTGAATGCCCTTACCGGGCTCGGTAACGCGAAGTTCCTCATGGACCTTTACCACCTGTCCATGAACGGTGAGGACCTGCCTGCCGTCGTCGAGCAGTACGTCGCTCAGACCGGGCATGTGCAGATCGCGGACAACCCTGGCCGTGGGGCTCCGGGGACGGGGTCGCTGCCGCTGGAGGAGCTGCTGGATCAGCTCCGTAAGGCCGGTTACGAGGGGTATGTCGGGCTGGAGTACAAGGCTGGCGACCGTCCTAGCTCTGAGGCTTTCGGCTGGCTCGCCGTCTCGGACTAG
- the pucL gene encoding factor-independent urate hydroxylase produces MPTILGQNQYGKAENRVVKITRDGDTHHIKDLNVSVALSGDMDDVHYSGSNANVLPTDTTKNTVFAFAKEHGIESAEQFGIHLARHFVTSQEPIHRARIRIEEYSWERIATSDNNSKFIGSDEVNHSFARKGQELRTSQITFDGENWEIISGLKDLTVMNSTNSEFWGYVKDKYTTLKEAYDRILCTDVSAAWRYNWTSDADRMPNWEKSYEQAKKHILQAFAETYSLSLQQTLYQMGSRVINSRSEIDEIRFSLPNNHHFLVDLEPFGLKNDNEVYFAADRPYGLIEATVLRDGVQPKIPVDMTNL; encoded by the coding sequence ATGCCCACGATTCTCGGCCAGAACCAGTACGGCAAAGCAGAGAACCGCGTCGTCAAGATCACGCGGGACGGCGACACCCACCACATCAAGGACCTGAACGTCTCGGTCGCCCTCTCCGGCGACATGGACGACGTGCACTACTCGGGCTCCAACGCCAACGTCCTGCCGACCGACACCACCAAGAACACGGTGTTCGCGTTCGCCAAGGAGCACGGCATCGAGTCCGCCGAGCAGTTCGGCATCCACCTCGCCCGTCACTTCGTGACGTCGCAGGAGCCGATCCACCGCGCTCGGATCCGGATCGAGGAGTACTCCTGGGAGCGCATCGCGACCTCGGACAACAACTCCAAGTTCATCGGCTCGGACGAGGTCAACCACTCCTTCGCCCGCAAGGGCCAGGAGCTGCGCACCAGCCAGATCACCTTCGACGGTGAGAACTGGGAGATCATCTCCGGGCTCAAGGACCTCACGGTCATGAACTCCACCAACTCGGAGTTCTGGGGCTACGTCAAGGACAAGTACACGACGCTGAAGGAGGCGTACGACCGCATCCTGTGCACCGACGTCTCCGCCGCCTGGCGATACAACTGGACCAGCGACGCGGACCGGATGCCCAACTGGGAGAAGTCGTACGAGCAGGCCAAGAAGCACATCCTGCAGGCCTTCGCCGAGACGTACTCCCTCTCGCTGCAGCAGACCCTCTACCAAATGGGTTCGCGCGTCATCAACAGCCGGAGCGAGATCGACGAGATCCGCTTCTCGCTGCCGAACAACCACCACTTCCTGGTGGACCTCGAGCCCTTCGGGCTGAAGAACGACAACGAGGTCTACTTCGCGGCTGACCGCCCCTACGGCCTGATCGAGGCCACGGTTCTCAGGGACGGCGTCCAGCCGAAGATCCCGGTCGACATGACCAACCTCTGA
- the gcl gene encoding glyoxylate carboligase — protein sequence MTAARAAVEILKREGVVNAFGVPGAAINPFYKALKEGGGIDHTLARHVEGASHMAEGYTRANPGNIGVCIGTSGPAGTDMITGLYSATGDSIPILCITGQAPTHLLHKEDFQAVDIATIATSVTKMAVTVLEAAQVPGIFQQAFHLMRSGRPGPVLIDLPIDVQQTEIEFDPETYEPLPVYKPSATRAQIEKAITFLVESERPLIVAGGGIINADASDLLVEFAELTNTPVVPTLMGWGTIPDDHDLNAGMVGQQTGHRYGNATFLESDFVLGIGNRWANRHTGYALDVYTQGRKFVHVDIEPTQIGKIFAPDYGIASDAKAALELFVEVAKELKAAGKLPDRSEWVASHLERKETLQRRTHFDNIPMKPQRVYEEMNKAFGPETRYVTTIGLSQIAGAQMLHVYKPRHWINCGQAGPLGWTIPAALGVATADPDTPVVALSGDYDFQFMIEELAVGAQHRIPYVHVLVNNAYLGLIRQAQIGLEINFQVNLEFENQNSPELGVYGVDHVKVAEGLGCKAIRVTDPNDLAAAFEEAKKLAQEHQVPVVVEAILERITNIAMSPTADISAVKEFEELATEPGHAPTAIRPLKV from the coding sequence ATGACCGCTGCCCGCGCGGCAGTTGAGATCCTCAAGCGCGAAGGCGTCGTCAACGCGTTCGGTGTGCCGGGCGCCGCGATCAACCCCTTCTACAAGGCGCTCAAGGAGGGCGGTGGCATCGACCACACGCTCGCCCGCCACGTCGAGGGCGCCTCGCACATGGCCGAGGGCTACACCCGGGCCAACCCGGGCAACATCGGTGTCTGCATCGGCACGTCGGGTCCTGCGGGCACCGACATGATCACCGGCCTGTACTCGGCGACCGGTGACTCGATCCCGATCCTCTGCATCACGGGCCAGGCGCCGACGCACCTGCTCCACAAGGAGGACTTCCAGGCGGTCGACATCGCGACGATCGCCACGTCGGTCACGAAGATGGCCGTCACCGTCCTGGAGGCCGCGCAGGTCCCCGGCATCTTCCAGCAGGCCTTCCACCTGATGCGCTCCGGCCGTCCGGGCCCGGTCCTGATCGACCTGCCCATCGACGTCCAGCAGACCGAGATCGAGTTCGACCCGGAGACGTACGAGCCGCTGCCGGTCTACAAGCCGTCCGCGACCCGCGCCCAGATCGAGAAGGCGATCACCTTCCTGGTCGAGTCCGAGCGCCCGCTGATCGTCGCCGGCGGCGGCATCATCAACGCCGACGCCTCCGACCTGCTGGTCGAGTTCGCCGAGCTCACCAACACCCCGGTCGTGCCGACCCTCATGGGCTGGGGCACCATCCCCGACGACCACGACCTGAACGCCGGCATGGTCGGCCAGCAGACCGGCCACCGCTACGGCAACGCCACGTTCCTGGAGTCGGACTTCGTCCTGGGCATCGGCAACCGCTGGGCCAACCGTCACACCGGCTACGCCCTCGACGTCTACACCCAGGGCCGCAAGTTCGTGCACGTCGACATCGAGCCGACCCAGATCGGCAAGATCTTCGCCCCGGACTACGGCATCGCATCCGACGCCAAGGCCGCCCTCGAACTCTTCGTCGAGGTCGCCAAGGAGCTCAAGGCCGCCGGCAAGCTCCCCGACCGTTCCGAGTGGGTCGCCTCCCACCTGGAGCGCAAGGAGACGCTGCAGCGCCGTACGCACTTCGACAACATCCCCATGAAGCCGCAGCGCGTCTACGAGGAGATGAACAAGGCCTTCGGCCCGGAGACGCGGTACGTCACCACCATCGGCCTCTCGCAGATCGCGGGCGCCCAGATGCTGCACGTCTACAAGCCGCGCCACTGGATCAACTGCGGCCAGGCGGGCCCGCTCGGCTGGACGATCCCGGCCGCGCTCGGTGTCGCCACCGCCGACCCGGACACCCCGGTCGTCGCCCTGTCCGGCGACTACGACTTCCAGTTCATGATCGAGGAGCTGGCGGTCGGCGCGCAGCACCGCATCCCGTACGTCCACGTCCTGGTGAACAACGCCTACCTGGGCCTGATCCGCCAGGCGCAGATCGGCCTGGAGATCAACTTCCAGGTCAACCTGGAGTTCGAGAACCAGAACAGCCCCGAGCTGGGCGTCTACGGCGTCGACCACGTCAAGGTCGCCGAGGGCCTGGGCTGCAAGGCGATCCGGGTCACCGACCCGAACGACCTTGCCGCGGCCTTCGAGGAAGCCAAGAAGCTGGCTCAGGAGCACCAGGTGCCGGTCGTCGTCGAGGCGATCCTGGAGCGCATCACGAACATCGCCATGAGCCCCACGGCCGACATCAGCGCGGTCAAGGAGTTCGAGGAGCTGGCCACGGAGCCGGGCCACGCGCCGACGGCCATCCGGCCGCTGAAGGTGTGA
- a CDS encoding helix-turn-helix domain-containing protein: protein MTGSRDDHDPFVAAVKPLVDAMGGEMVPPSQAGADDVVLAWEGQDVVAVRLPQLADSLDHILLALERKRGMPLSELDRKAKQEVVRILEARGAFAVRHGVETVAGALGVSRFTVYNYLNRST from the coding sequence ATGACCGGGTCCAGAGACGACCACGACCCCTTCGTGGCCGCCGTCAAGCCGCTCGTGGACGCCATGGGCGGTGAGATGGTGCCGCCGTCCCAGGCGGGCGCCGACGACGTCGTGCTCGCCTGGGAGGGGCAGGACGTGGTCGCCGTACGCCTTCCGCAGCTGGCGGACTCCCTCGACCACATCCTGCTGGCCCTGGAGCGCAAGCGGGGCATGCCCCTGTCCGAGCTCGACCGCAAGGCCAAGCAGGAGGTCGTACGGATACTCGAGGCGCGTGGCGCCTTCGCCGTACGGCATGGCGTGGAGACGGTGGCCGGCGCGCTCGGCGTCAGCCGTTTCACCGTCTACAACTACTTGAACCGCTCAACCTGA
- a CDS encoding nucleobase:cation symporter-2 family protein: protein MAQPASGPAKGPCTTPSEMTDGGSTAACHPVDEKLHPSRLVPAALQHIAAMYAGVVTPPLIIGQACGLDTVAQTRLIAAGLLIAGLATILQTLGVKGFVGNRLPFVNAASSAGIAPILAIAETNAKGDQLPAIYGAVMVAGVFCLAIGPFFGRLLRFFPPLVTGVVITLIGVTLMPVPVKWAQGGDDTDPTFGDMKYLALAAFTLVVILLFQRFGRGFLKQVALLAGMFIGTLAAIPFGMADFTSVQSAPLAALPTPFAAGAPTFQPAAILSLCIVMLVLMTESAAGMLALGEICDRKTDGKTITRGLRTDGIATLVGPVFGGFPTSAFAQNVGVVSLTRVRSRYVVAVAGGALIVLGAFPVLGAVVNVVPMPVLGGAGIVLFGSIAVSGIRTLSEAGLDDSSNIILVAVALGAGIIPLAAPTFYAEFPAWAQTVLGSGISAGALTAVLLNLFFHHLGTRSHAAAALKSS, encoded by the coding sequence ATGGCACAGCCTGCATCGGGGCCGGCGAAAGGCCCGTGTACCACCCCATCGGAGATGACCGACGGCGGGTCAACTGCCGCCTGCCACCCGGTGGATGAGAAGCTTCACCCCTCGCGGCTCGTCCCCGCCGCGCTCCAGCACATCGCCGCCATGTACGCGGGTGTCGTCACCCCTCCGCTGATCATCGGTCAGGCCTGCGGCCTGGACACCGTGGCCCAGACCCGGCTCATCGCGGCAGGGCTGCTGATCGCCGGTCTCGCCACCATCCTGCAGACGCTCGGCGTCAAGGGCTTCGTCGGCAACCGGCTCCCGTTCGTCAACGCGGCATCCTCCGCAGGCATCGCGCCGATCCTCGCCATCGCCGAGACCAACGCCAAAGGCGACCAACTCCCCGCGATCTACGGCGCGGTGATGGTCGCGGGCGTCTTCTGCCTCGCGATCGGCCCCTTCTTCGGCAGGCTGCTCCGCTTCTTCCCGCCGCTGGTCACCGGCGTCGTCATCACGCTCATCGGCGTCACGCTGATGCCCGTGCCCGTGAAGTGGGCGCAGGGCGGCGACGACACGGACCCGACCTTCGGCGACATGAAGTACCTGGCGCTCGCCGCCTTCACGCTCGTCGTGATCCTGCTCTTCCAGCGCTTCGGACGCGGCTTCCTCAAGCAAGTCGCCCTGCTGGCAGGCATGTTCATCGGAACGCTCGCCGCGATCCCGTTCGGGATGGCCGACTTCACCTCGGTGCAGTCCGCGCCGCTCGCCGCGCTGCCCACCCCCTTCGCCGCGGGCGCCCCCACCTTCCAGCCCGCAGCGATCCTCTCGCTCTGCATCGTGATGCTGGTCCTGATGACCGAGTCGGCGGCCGGGATGCTCGCCCTCGGCGAGATCTGCGACCGCAAGACCGACGGCAAGACCATCACCCGCGGCCTGCGCACCGACGGCATCGCGACCCTCGTCGGACCCGTCTTCGGCGGCTTCCCGACCTCGGCCTTTGCGCAGAACGTCGGCGTGGTCTCCCTGACACGTGTACGCAGCCGCTATGTCGTGGCCGTCGCGGGCGGCGCGCTCATTGTGCTCGGCGCCTTCCCGGTGCTCGGCGCGGTCGTCAACGTGGTCCCCATGCCGGTACTCGGCGGCGCGGGCATCGTCCTCTTCGGCTCCATCGCCGTCAGCGGCATCCGCACGCTCTCCGAGGCGGGCCTGGACGACAGCTCCAACATCATCCTGGTGGCCGTCGCGCTCGGAGCGGGCATCATCCCGCTCGCCGCGCCCACCTTCTACGCCGAATTCCCGGCCTGGGCGCAGACCGTCCTGGGCTCCGGAATCAGTGCGGGAGCGCTGACAGCGGTCCTGCTCAACCTGTTCTTTCACCATCTCGGCACCCGTAGCCACGCGGCCGCGGCACTCAAATCTTCCTAG
- the uraD gene encoding 2-oxo-4-hydroxy-4-carboxy-5-ureidoimidazoline decarboxylase yields the protein MTSSTTPGLARFNALTESAATAALHEVCASSAWGSTLLSQRPFSTVEALFAASDAATAELADKDLAEAMAGHPPIGRPKPGDPTSSREQRGMAGASEELKAEMLELNLAYQEKFGHVFLICATGATGEQMRDAVKTRIGNTAEQERDIVRTELGKINRIRLTRLVEEENA from the coding sequence GTGACTTCGAGTACGACACCGGGTCTCGCCCGGTTCAACGCCTTGACGGAGAGCGCGGCAACCGCCGCCCTCCACGAGGTCTGTGCCTCTTCGGCCTGGGGAAGCACATTGCTTTCCCAGCGCCCCTTCTCCACCGTCGAAGCCCTCTTCGCCGCCAGTGACGCCGCCACGGCCGAACTGGCCGACAAGGATCTGGCCGAGGCGATGGCGGGGCACCCGCCGATCGGCCGCCCGAAGCCCGGCGACCCCACCTCGTCCCGCGAACAGCGGGGCATGGCGGGGGCCTCCGAAGAGCTCAAGGCCGAAATGCTCGAACTGAACCTGGCCTACCAGGAGAAGTTCGGTCATGTCTTTCTGATCTGCGCCACCGGGGCGACCGGTGAGCAGATGCGCGATGCGGTGAAGACCCGGATCGGCAACACCGCCGAGCAGGAGCGCGACATCGTCCGCACCGAGCTTGGCAAGATCAACCGCATCCGGCTGACCCGCCTCGTGGAGGAAGAGAACGCATGA
- a CDS encoding 2-hydroxy-3-oxopropionate reductase — MSNLPKIAWIGLGIMGSPMSENLIKAGYSVTGFTLEQDKLDRLSAAGGSAATSIAEAVKDADVIVTMVPASPQVEAIAYGENGILENARSGALIVDMSSITPQTSVDLAKAAKDKGIRVLDAPVSGGEAGAIEAVLSIMVGGEKADFDEAKPLLDALGKTIVLCGPHGSGQTVKAANQLIVAVNIQACAEAVVFLEKSGVDLTAALDVLNGGLAGSTVLTRKKDNFLNRDFKPGFRIDLHHKDMGIVTDAARNVGAALPVGAVVAQLVASLRAQGDGGLDHSALLRSVERLSGAEL, encoded by the coding sequence ATGAGCAACCTTCCCAAGATCGCGTGGATCGGACTCGGCATCATGGGGTCCCCCATGTCCGAGAACCTGATCAAGGCTGGTTACTCCGTCACCGGCTTCACCCTTGAGCAGGACAAGCTGGACCGGCTCAGCGCCGCCGGCGGCTCCGCCGCCACCTCGATCGCCGAGGCCGTCAAGGACGCCGACGTCATCGTCACGATGGTGCCCGCGTCCCCGCAGGTCGAGGCCATCGCGTACGGCGAGAACGGCATCCTGGAGAACGCGAGGTCCGGCGCGCTGATCGTCGACATGTCGTCGATCACCCCGCAGACCTCCGTGGACCTGGCCAAGGCCGCCAAGGACAAGGGCATCCGCGTCCTGGACGCCCCGGTGTCCGGTGGCGAGGCCGGTGCCATCGAGGCCGTGCTGTCGATCATGGTCGGCGGCGAGAAGGCCGACTTCGACGAGGCCAAGCCGCTCCTGGACGCCCTCGGCAAGACCATCGTGCTGTGCGGTCCGCACGGCTCGGGTCAGACCGTGAAGGCCGCCAACCAGCTGATCGTCGCCGTGAACATCCAGGCGTGCGCCGAGGCCGTGGTCTTCCTGGAGAAGTCGGGCGTGGACCTGACCGCCGCGCTCGACGTCCTGAACGGGGGGCTCGCGGGCTCGACCGTGCTGACCCGCAAGAAGGACAACTTCCTGAACCGCGACTTCAAGCCCGGTTTCCGGATCGACCTGCACCACAAGGACATGGGCATCGTCACCGACGCCGCCCGCAATGTCGGTGCCGCGCTGCCCGTCGGCGCCGTGGTCGCCCAGCTGGTCGCCTCCCTGCGCGCGCAGGGCGACGGCGGCCTCGACCACTCCGCCCTGCTGCGCTCCGTGGAGCGTCTGTCGGGCGCCGAGCTCTAA
- a CDS encoding serine/threonine-protein kinase, producing MAASPQRFGCWTTGPLLGQGAMGRVHVAHDGAGRTVALKVVHRFLAGDEEFRGRFAREIAALGAVRGPWTAALVDADPGAAVPWLATEYVPGPTLAARVREGGPLPVSELRSLAGALAGALSSIHRAGLVHRDLKPSNVLLSPAGPRVIDFGIARATDGTRLTASGATPGTAGYAAPEHLTQGVSTPAADVFSLGAVLAFAATGRAPFGSGPSDAVGYRTVHAEGVPEELLPLISACLAKTPAARPAPRTVARMAGLPLPGSRRRAFTGSPWRG from the coding sequence GTGGCCGCATCACCGCAACGCTTCGGCTGCTGGACGACCGGACCGCTCCTCGGGCAGGGCGCCATGGGCAGAGTCCATGTCGCGCACGACGGCGCGGGCCGCACAGTCGCCCTCAAGGTCGTGCACCGCTTTCTCGCCGGGGACGAGGAATTCCGGGGCCGCTTCGCCCGCGAGATCGCCGCTCTCGGCGCGGTCCGCGGCCCGTGGACCGCGGCGCTCGTGGACGCGGACCCCGGCGCCGCCGTGCCCTGGCTCGCCACGGAGTACGTCCCGGGTCCCACACTGGCCGCGCGCGTGCGCGAGGGCGGTCCGCTCCCGGTGTCCGAGTTACGTTCCCTCGCCGGCGCCCTGGCCGGAGCGCTCAGCAGCATCCACCGCGCCGGGCTCGTCCACCGTGACCTCAAGCCGTCGAACGTGCTCCTCTCCCCCGCCGGACCCCGCGTCATCGACTTCGGCATCGCGCGGGCCACCGACGGCACCCGGCTCACCGCGAGCGGCGCGACGCCCGGCACCGCGGGGTACGCGGCCCCGGAGCACCTCACCCAGGGCGTTTCCACGCCCGCCGCCGACGTCTTCTCGCTCGGCGCTGTCCTCGCCTTCGCGGCGACCGGCCGCGCCCCCTTCGGCAGCGGCCCGTCTGACGCCGTCGGCTACCGCACCGTGCACGCCGAGGGCGTCCCGGAGGAGCTCCTTCCGCTGATCTCCGCCTGCCTCGCCAAGACCCCGGCGGCCCGGCCCGCGCCGCGCACCGTCGCCCGCATGGCGGGGCTTCCGCTGCCGGGC
- a CDS encoding YdeI family protein yields the protein MESLADLKVMTCTDRAELEAWLDEDHAGSPGVWVKLAKKGSGVASVTAAEVNDAALCFGWITGHRKSYDDVYYLQKITPRRRGSLWSKVNVDRVAELTAEGRMREPGLAEVALARADGRWDAAYESQANATVPDDLTAALDATPGARETFDGLTKSERYVVLHRLMTAKKAATRAARLERMIAALEAGDKVR from the coding sequence ATGGAATCGCTCGCTGATCTGAAGGTCATGACCTGCACGGACCGGGCCGAGTTGGAGGCCTGGCTGGACGAGGACCACGCCGGCTCTCCGGGCGTCTGGGTCAAGCTCGCCAAGAAGGGCTCGGGGGTGGCCTCGGTGACGGCCGCGGAGGTCAACGACGCGGCGCTCTGCTTCGGTTGGATCACCGGCCATCGCAAGTCGTACGACGACGTCTACTACCTGCAGAAGATCACGCCTCGCCGGCGGGGCAGCCTGTGGTCGAAGGTCAACGTCGACCGGGTCGCGGAATTGACCGCGGAGGGCCGTATGCGCGAACCGGGCCTCGCGGAGGTCGCTCTGGCGCGGGCGGACGGGCGGTGGGACGCGGCATACGAGTCGCAGGCCAACGCCACGGTCCCGGATGACCTGACGGCGGCGTTGGACGCCACCCCTGGGGCTCGCGAGACGTTCGATGGCCTCACCAAATCCGAGCGATACGTGGTGTTGCACCGGCTTATGACGGCGAAGAAGGCGGCGACGAGAGCTGCGCGGCTTGAGCGGATGATCGCGGCTCTGGAGGCGGGCGACAAGGTCCGTTAG